A window of the Vicugna pacos chromosome 32, VicPac4, whole genome shotgun sequence genome harbors these coding sequences:
- the CLDN5 gene encoding claudin-5, whose product MGSAALEILGLVLCLVGWVGLILACGLPMWQVTAFLDHNIVTAQTTWKGLWMSCVVQSTGHMQCKVYDSVLALSTEVQAARALTVGAVLLALVALFVTLAGAQCTTCVTPGPAKARVALTGGALYAFCGLLALVPLCWFANIVVREFYDPTVPMSQKYELGAALYIGWAASALLMCGGGLVCCGAWVCAGRPDFSFPVKYSASRRPTTSGDYDKKNYV is encoded by the coding sequence ATGGGGTCGGCGGCGCTGGAGATACTCGGCCTGGTGCTGTGTCTGGTGGGCTGGGTGGGCCTGATCCTGGCGTGCGGGCTGCCCATGTGGCAGGTAACCGCCTTCCTGGACCACAACATCGTGACGGCGCAGACCACCTGGAAGGGGCTGTGGATGTCGTGCGTAGTGCAGAGCACGGGGCACATGCAGTGCAAGGTGTACGACTCGGTGTTGGCGCTGAGCACGGAGGTGCAGGCGGCGCGGGCGCTCACCGTGGGCGCCGTGCTGCTGGCGCTCGTCGCGCTCTTCGTGACCCTGGCGGGCGCGCAGTGCACCACCTGCGTGACCCCCGGCCCGGCCAAGGCGCGCGTGGCCCTCACGGGTGGCGCACTCTACGCGTTCTGCGGGCTGCTGGCGCTCGTGCCGCTCTGCTGGTTCGCCAACATCGTGGTCCGCGAGTTCTACGACCCGACCGTGCCCATGTCGCAGAAGTACGAGTTGGGCGCCGCACTGTACATCGGCTGGGCCGCCTCGGCGCTGCTCATGTGCGGCGGCGGCCTTGTGTGCTGTGGCGCCTGGGTCTGCGCTGGCCGGCCCGACTTTAGCTTCCCCGTCAAGTACTCCGCGTCGCGGCGGCCCACGACCAGCGGCGATTATGACAAGAAGAACTACGTCTGA